One region of Termitidicoccus mucosus genomic DNA includes:
- a CDS encoding O-antigen ligase family protein: MPAEYFYNGHLRWSVYWGNPNFMACFFSCALVWLWLAELRWARSNRLGLRIGGLALLYGLELCSWFVLVKTYSRGGLLAALCALLCFFTVVEQGNWSGLRRKGLNLIVRVGLILFICVFTGFAGRVSPGYLAQDMSVSNRLELWRGGLAMIWDSPFAGWGFKQGGMAYINWYQQIEQTVKPTSFVNGYLELTVNHGVPALFLSLSVLLVAVAIAVTMRKHSWCVAAGSCVIAWMTGNIWTCCWYEWSLWLLPSASAISLFIIGIRNKGTLGSCICGVGLALLIVAGALSAGYAAAKNTYWQAKPLDGADVVKLSRRDSSTAADTPSALWVDGTIFGTYYGKSIRASVSSFDVFSSESLIVYAPWHCSDPHTSLRPEVCVYSGFHASRVRLGGGGLKKTTILYPSVYPPEGNPPANHEMVVCLPLADTSQYDRAWRIWTAKMGAKLVYSSQGGRLISPASNPVIFSTANAEQRVLRSEILLNMGKVDMNGLPRLSLELGGVSVLSKLGFNFQLTHGIRIGSNRSARSEWSVTGLRTCVYFESHDQLVWVKPAGQKMRYLRQDMGFGDGNDGSSVNVFESGVIEIKTRQGSVWRYKDGFLETITDAQLGRFAVVSDRESILEISRLAGDARIAVARIGYAENGLLQHLIFSGDRKCNFEWSHDHRLLRVENISGVRTQFEYDDALLTGWHGSNGASGIYRWAPRDDAKRGVAVGRAPVVLTEDDVFRYEYARDGNVNIILVHTVDGSFVSETKIGPGGIFQRTANEIKSVRNRRNAR; the protein is encoded by the coding sequence ATGCCTGCCGAGTATTTTTACAACGGTCATTTACGTTGGAGCGTATATTGGGGAAACCCTAACTTCATGGCTTGTTTTTTTTCGTGTGCTCTTGTGTGGCTCTGGCTGGCGGAACTTCGTTGGGCGCGTTCAAACAGGCTGGGCTTGCGCATTGGAGGGCTTGCATTACTCTACGGTTTGGAGCTGTGCAGTTGGTTTGTGCTTGTGAAAACTTACTCGCGGGGAGGGCTCCTCGCAGCCTTGTGTGCGTTGCTATGCTTTTTTACAGTGGTGGAACAGGGTAACTGGAGTGGACTCAGGCGCAAGGGGCTGAATCTGATCGTACGAGTCGGATTGATTCTTTTCATTTGTGTGTTCACTGGATTTGCAGGTCGGGTTTCGCCCGGATATCTGGCCCAAGATATGTCAGTATCCAATCGTTTGGAACTGTGGCGCGGCGGCCTCGCAATGATCTGGGACTCTCCATTCGCAGGATGGGGTTTTAAGCAGGGTGGAATGGCCTATATTAATTGGTATCAGCAAATTGAGCAAACAGTAAAGCCCACAAGCTTCGTGAACGGCTATCTGGAACTCACGGTTAATCACGGAGTCCCTGCATTATTTTTATCGTTATCGGTTCTCCTGGTCGCGGTGGCCATCGCGGTCACGATGCGCAAACACAGTTGGTGTGTAGCTGCTGGCTCGTGCGTAATCGCATGGATGACAGGCAATATCTGGACTTGTTGCTGGTATGAGTGGTCGCTGTGGCTGCTTCCCTCCGCATCGGCGATTTCGCTTTTTATCATTGGAATCCGAAACAAGGGGACACTGGGAAGCTGCATCTGCGGTGTTGGCTTGGCACTGTTGATTGTGGCTGGCGCGCTCAGTGCTGGATATGCTGCGGCAAAAAACACTTACTGGCAGGCAAAACCCTTGGATGGCGCTGATGTGGTGAAGCTTTCAAGGCGTGATTCTAGCACAGCTGCGGACACTCCAAGTGCTTTATGGGTCGATGGCACAATCTTTGGCACCTACTATGGCAAGTCGATTCGGGCATCTGTATCTTCCTTTGATGTTTTTTCTTCGGAATCGCTGATTGTGTATGCGCCGTGGCATTGTTCAGATCCGCATACCAGCTTGCGGCCTGAGGTTTGTGTTTATTCGGGTTTTCATGCGAGCCGCGTTCGATTGGGTGGGGGAGGATTGAAAAAAACAACCATTTTATATCCTTCTGTATACCCTCCGGAAGGCAATCCGCCTGCTAATCACGAAATGGTGGTCTGTTTGCCGTTAGCGGATACGTCCCAGTATGATCGTGCATGGCGTATTTGGACAGCGAAGATGGGGGCTAAACTGGTTTATTCGTCCCAGGGAGGACGGTTAATCTCTCCTGCAAGCAATCCTGTAATCTTTTCGACTGCCAATGCCGAGCAGCGCGTTTTGCGCTCAGAAATCCTGTTGAACATGGGCAAGGTTGATATGAATGGCTTGCCGCGACTGTCTCTGGAGCTGGGTGGAGTATCCGTGCTTTCTAAGTTGGGCTTTAATTTCCAGCTGACGCATGGAATTCGCATTGGCAGCAACCGGAGTGCCAGAAGCGAGTGGAGTGTAACCGGGTTGCGGACATGCGTTTATTTCGAATCCCACGATCAATTGGTCTGGGTCAAACCGGCTGGCCAGAAAATGAGGTATCTCCGACAAGACATGGGATTTGGTGACGGCAATGACGGTTCATCCGTAAACGTTTTTGAATCCGGCGTTATAGAAATAAAAACCCGCCAGGGTTCGGTTTGGCGGTATAAGGACGGCTTCCTTGAAACTATCACCGATGCACAACTGGGGAGATTCGCTGTCGTCAGCGACAGGGAGTCTATTCTGGAAATCTCAAGGCTGGCTGGTGATGCCCGCATTGCAGTGGCGCGCATCGGATACGCCGAAAACGGACTGCTTCAACACTTGATATTTTCAGGCGATAGAAAATGCAATTTTGAGTGGAGTCATGATCATCGTCTTTTGCGTGTTGAGAATATCTCTGGGGTGCGGACACAATTCGAGTATGATGATGCATTGCTGACTGGCTGGCATGGGAGCAATGGCGCATCGGGGATATATAGGTGGGCGCCACGTGACGACGCAAAGCGAGGCGTTGCGGTTGGTCGAGCACCGGTCGTGCTCACTGAGGATGACGTTTTCCGTTATGAATATGCCCGTGACGGCAATGTAAACATCATTCTGGTTCATACCGTGGATGGTTCTTTTGTAAGCGAGACAAAGATCGGGCCAGGGGGGATTTTCCAAAGAACCGCGAATGAAATAAAAAGCGTCCGAAACCGCAGAAATGCACGGTGA
- a CDS encoding type IV secretory system conjugative DNA transfer family protein: MKAVGVVIVCLGVAFSARSLLPGIGYWLAVAALTQAIWSAFESLDRWGESAQQFALELWGLTWTRDEACCHFLITGATGTGKTARAVVPIVHGLRSTLPDTGILAVDSKGALWKPLSAMARSLGQEESLRLIRVRPTHIPLGKWNPPLRLNLLSMPDVPWTTYAKMIVDTATAAGQRGGQTFFKETARDVITHAMHALEAADLPVTLANVHDMICVSSDLAMVLARLAERPGRAAETERQYFKDFAEQPPEQKSGTVYTVANYLRPYTPPDIAEVFCSVEPNFSLAEIDEGRLICLSIPQTYQVERRYLNLLAKQLFFLHAFRRFDLESEELHRRNLIVLVLDEGQKTTLVSEDGFADHATVDELREAGACLISATQTPLSFYAAFETERKADVFMANLRTQIHFRAADEKGAKIISEKMGGRELRKYSGGISAGRTSRNWQMIDEPWFKPTQLQALPEGRAVIRHPRHTGKPFLRKLPFTGFTHANDFVAELADFSTKPVR; encoded by the coding sequence ATGAAGGCGGTGGGGGTGGTTATCGTCTGCCTAGGTGTGGCATTCAGCGCCCGGAGCCTGCTTCCGGGCATAGGATATTGGTTGGCGGTGGCCGCGTTGACACAGGCCATTTGGAGCGCATTTGAATCACTCGACCGATGGGGCGAATCGGCACAGCAGTTCGCGCTTGAGCTCTGGGGGCTCACTTGGACCCGGGATGAAGCGTGCTGCCATTTTCTCATCACGGGAGCGACCGGCACGGGCAAAACCGCGCGAGCCGTAGTGCCCATCGTCCACGGCTTGCGCTCGACTTTGCCCGATACCGGCATTCTCGCGGTGGACTCCAAAGGAGCGTTGTGGAAACCACTTTCCGCGATGGCGCGCAGCTTGGGCCAGGAAGAAAGCCTGCGGCTCATTCGGGTGCGGCCGACGCATATTCCTCTTGGCAAATGGAACCCTCCTCTGCGTCTGAATCTGCTCTCCATGCCCGACGTGCCGTGGACCACCTACGCGAAGATGATTGTGGATACCGCGACGGCCGCCGGACAACGTGGCGGTCAGACGTTTTTCAAAGAAACCGCCCGCGATGTCATTACCCATGCGATGCACGCCCTCGAAGCGGCGGATTTGCCGGTGACTCTCGCGAACGTGCACGATATGATTTGCGTCTCCAGCGATCTCGCGATGGTGCTGGCCCGGCTCGCCGAGCGACCGGGTCGCGCCGCCGAAACGGAGCGGCAATACTTTAAGGATTTTGCCGAGCAACCACCCGAACAGAAGAGTGGCACGGTCTACACCGTAGCGAACTACCTGCGGCCTTACACGCCGCCGGACATTGCCGAAGTCTTTTGCTCGGTGGAACCGAACTTCTCCCTCGCCGAGATCGACGAGGGGCGGCTCATTTGTCTGTCGATTCCACAGACCTACCAGGTCGAACGCCGCTACCTCAATCTCCTCGCGAAGCAATTGTTCTTTCTTCATGCCTTCCGGCGGTTTGATCTCGAATCCGAGGAACTGCATCGACGCAATCTGATCGTGCTCGTTCTCGACGAAGGTCAGAAGACCACGCTCGTCTCCGAAGACGGTTTCGCCGACCACGCCACGGTTGATGAATTGCGTGAGGCGGGAGCTTGCCTGATTTCCGCGACGCAAACACCCTTGTCATTCTATGCCGCGTTCGAAACCGAGCGCAAAGCAGATGTTTTTATGGCCAACCTGCGCACGCAGATTCATTTTCGAGCTGCGGATGAGAAAGGAGCAAAGATCATCTCGGAAAAGATGGGCGGACGGGAACTCCGCAAATATAGTGGCGGTATCAGTGCCGGCCGGACATCGCGAAACTGGCAGATGATCGATGAGCCGTGGTTCAAACCCACGCAACTTCAGGCGTTGCCGGAAGGTAGGGCGGTGATTCGCCATCCCCGCCACACAGGGAAACCATTTCTGCGTAAACTGCCGTTTACCGGGTTTACCCACGCCAACGACTTCGTGGCAGAACTGGCGGACTTCAGCACGAAACCGGTGCGGTGA
- a CDS encoding DUF1573 domain-containing protein → MNTKIVTFLAVFFTILCPLFAEIQWDPMEQSITLAVNQQQADIKFIFKNNGAEPIAILSAVPSCSCLKLSTMEKEAYQPGEEGVLEARYTRTSRAGPQNYKITVTTTDPQNPTVTLRVNVASTTNYVVTPSSAHWVMGAQSGSKVLLFRDIRQAGVRPTAVFSTDPNFVAEIQSKNDDGAYPIVITAISTEKATAGFIYIDVTAEDGTVEKARIVAAVKDPNSQRVIVR, encoded by the coding sequence ATGAACACTAAAATTGTGACCTTTCTGGCCGTGTTTTTTACAATATTGTGCCCACTGTTTGCCGAGATTCAATGGGATCCGATGGAACAGTCGATTACTTTGGCGGTAAATCAACAACAGGCGGACATTAAATTCATCTTTAAGAACAACGGTGCCGAGCCGATTGCCATCCTCTCGGCAGTGCCCTCTTGTTCATGTCTGAAGCTTTCCACCATGGAGAAGGAGGCATATCAGCCTGGAGAGGAGGGCGTTCTGGAAGCCCGGTATACTCGCACCAGCCGAGCCGGCCCGCAAAACTACAAAATTACGGTTACCACCACCGATCCGCAAAATCCCACGGTTACGCTTCGGGTGAACGTGGCCAGCACAACCAATTACGTTGTCACGCCCAGCAGCGCGCACTGGGTGATGGGAGCCCAGTCTGGAAGCAAGGTGCTGCTTTTCCGCGACATCAGGCAGGCCGGAGTAAGGCCCACGGCGGTGTTTTCAACAGACCCAAATTTTGTCGCTGAGATACAATCCAAAAACGACGACGGCGCGTATCCAATAGTCATAACAGCGATTTCCACAGAAAAAGCCACCGCAGGTTTTATCTACATCGATGTCACTGCGGAGGACGGCACTGTTGAAAAGGCCAGAATCGTAGCCGCAGTCAAGGATCCCAATTCCCAAAGGGTCATCGTTCGGTGA